In one Acipenser ruthenus chromosome 10, fAciRut3.2 maternal haplotype, whole genome shotgun sequence genomic region, the following are encoded:
- the adgrl4 gene encoding adhesion G protein-coupled receptor L4 isoform X1, with protein MESLLKSPMKLVILVAWMSSLLDPCRFSNICDTCHTNATCRTINGSDGCFCKNGFTGNGRTVCKDDDECKNATQFCGELANCTNTVGSYFCTCTSGYSSTGRKDFLPNDGTQCRDIDECTTSSPCGGFAECYNTKGSFDCSCRKGYLPSTGKVFFHPKDGTVCTENPKKNCHLNSTCVSETINKTLELISNIKEPLYLLEEISKQTSGDLSPVDMISYVEVLSQSVSSLSVMNDNVTDKEALTNTTIKTFVNTVNNLVEKDELKVWNQLDQEDRKKSVTKLLHTVEQATLSISHNFQKNTQMEVNASDIALKLYTFESHQINHIHPHAYIDGDVIRIIPKQNKTVGSNGSIAIVFLRYDSIGFLLKPNDISEEMDDSLAKEPDDFTLNSQVIAGAINTIPPKIYQLDQVTFTLKHVRPVNQDVETKCAFWRYSIDNMKGHWSTEGCERTHFNTSHTGCKCNHLTHFAILMSSGQADLKAHYNILTRITQLGIILSLICLSMCIFTFWFFSEIQSTRTTIHKNLCCSLFLAELIFLVGINMNSNKLLCSIIAGLLHYFFLSAFAWMCIEGIHLYLIVVGVIYNKGFLHQNFYIFGYGSPAVVVTFSATMGYKYYGTNNVCWLSTENNFIWSFIGPACLIILVNLLAFGVIIYKVFRHTAVKKPEVSCYENIRSCARGALALLFLLGATWTFGVLHVVHDSAITAYLFTISNAFQGMFIFIFLCVLSRKIQEEYYRLFKNVPCCFECLR; from the exons ATGGAGTCTTTACTAAAGTCCCCAATGAAACTAGTAATTTTAGTGG CATGGATGTCCAGTTTGCTGGACCCTTGCAGATTTTCCAACATCTGTGATACTTGCCATACAAATGCAACTTGTAGAACAATTAATGGATCCGATGGCTGTTTCTGCAAAAATGGATTTACAGGTAACGGGAGAACAGTTTGCAAAG ATGATGATGAATGCAAAAATGCAACCCAGTTCTGTGGAGAGTTGGCAAACTGCACAAACACTGTTGGGAGTTATTTCTGTACATGCACATCAGGTTACTCATCAACTGGGAGGAAAGACTTTTTACCTAATGATGGTACCCAATGTCGTG ATATCGATGAATGCACAACGTCCAGTCCCTGCGGAGGCTTTGCAGAGTGCTACAACACAAAGGGATCATTTGACTGCTCTTGTAGAAAAGGCTACTTACCATCCACAGGGAAGGTATTCTTTCACCCTAAAGACGGTACTGTGTGTACAG AAAACCCCAAGAAAAACTGTCATTTGAACAGCACATGTGTATCAGAGACCATTAACAAAACACTTGAGCTG ATCAGCAACATTAAAGAACCACTGTATCTGCTGGAAGAGATAAGCAAACAGACTTCAGGGGATCTGTCACCTGTTGATATGATTTCCTATGTTGAGGTCCTATCACAGTCAGTGTCTTCATTAAGTGTTATGAATGACAATGTCACTGACAAGGAAGCTCTTACCAATACTACCATCAAA ACATTTGTAAACACTGTAAACAACCTTGTCGAAAAGGATGAACTCAAGGTTTGGAATCAGCTAGATCAGGAAGACAGGAAGAAAAGTGTTACAAAGCTGCTTCACACTGTGGAACAGGCGACTCTGAGCATTTCTCACAACTTCCAGAAGAACACACAGATGGAAGTCAATGCAAGTGACATAG CTCTTAAACTGTACACCTTTGAGTCACACCAAATAAATCATATTCACCCACATGCTTATATAGACGGGGATGTTATAAGGATtataccaaaacaaaacaaaacagttggtTCTAATG gtAGCATTGCTATTGTTTTTCTCCGTTATGATAGCATTGGTTTTCTCCTTAAACCAAATGACATCTCTGAAGAAATGGATGACTCCCTGGCAAAAGAACCAGATGACTTCACTCTAAACTCACAGGTTATAGCAGGAGCTATAAACACAATCCCCCCAAAAATCTACCAGCTTGACCAAGTAACTTTTACTCTTAAACATGTGAGG CCAGTGAATCAAGACGTTGAAACAAAGTGTGCCTTTTGGAGGTACTCTATAGACAACATGAAGGGTCATTGGTCCACAGAAGGCTGTGAACGCACTCACTTCAATACTTCCCATACTGGATGCAAGTGTAATCACCTGACGCATTTTGCTATTCTGATGTCATCAGGGCAGGCTGAT TTGAAGGCTCACTACAACATCCTTACAAGAATCACTCAGCTGGGAATAATACTATCTCTGATCTGTCTGTCTATGTGCATATTTACATTCTGGTTCTTCAGTGAAATTCAGAGCACCAGGACCACAATTCACAAAAACCTATGCTGCAGTCTGTTCTTGGCTGAATTAATCTTTCTGGTTGGAATAAATATGAACAGTAATAAA CTTCTCTGTTCCatcattgctggactgttacatTATTTCTTTCTATCTGCTTTTGCCTGGATGTGTATTGAGGGGATCCATCTTTATTTGATTGTCGTTGGAGTTATATACAACAAAGGTTTCCTGCACCAAAACTTTTACATTTTTGGCTATGGGAGTCCTGCGGTGGTGGTTACATTTTCTGCAACCATGGGTTACAAATATTATGGCACAAATAATGT GTGTTGGCTAAGCACAGAGAACAACTTTATATGGAGTTTTATAGGACCAGCATGCTTAATAATTCTG GTTAATCTGTTGGCGTTTGGAGTGATTATTTACAAAGTATTTCGCCATACCGCTGTGAAAAAACCTGAAGTCAGTTGCTATGAAAATATAAG GTCCTGTGCACGTGGCGCCCTGGCCCTTCTGTTTCTTCTCGGTGCTACCTGGACGTTTGGCGTCCTTCATGTTGTCCACGACTCGGCGATTACGGCTTATCTCTTCACAATCTCAAATGCATTTCAAGGGATGTTCATCTTTATATTTCTCTGTGTGTTATCCAGAAAG ATCCAAGAAGAATACTACCGATTGTTTAAAAATGTGCCTTGCTGTTTTGAGTGCCTTAgataa
- the adgrl4 gene encoding adhesion G protein-coupled receptor L4 isoform X2, which produces MESLLKSPMKLVILVAWMSSLLDPCRFSNICDTCHTNATCRTINGSDGCFCKNGFTGNGRTVCKDDDECKNATQFCGELANCTNTVGSYFCTCTSGYSSTGRKDFLPNDGTQCRDIDECTTSSPCGGFAECYNTKGSFDCSCRKGYLPSTGKVFFHPKDGTVCTENPKKNCHLNSTCVSETINKTLELISNIKEPLYLLEEISKQTSGDLSPVDMISYVEVLSQSVSSLSVMNDNVTDKEALTNTTIKTFVNTVNNLVEKDELKVWNQLDQEDRKKSVTKLLHTVEQATLSISHNFQKNTQMEVNASDIALKLYTFESHQINHIHPHAYIDGDVIRIIPKQNKTVGSNGSIAIVFLRYDSIGFLLKPNDISEEMDDSLAKEPDDFTLNSQVIAGAINTIPPKIYQLDQVTFTLKHPVNQDVETKCAFWRYSIDNMKGHWSTEGCERTHFNTSHTGCKCNHLTHFAILMSSGQADLKAHYNILTRITQLGIILSLICLSMCIFTFWFFSEIQSTRTTIHKNLCCSLFLAELIFLVGINMNSNKLLCSIIAGLLHYFFLSAFAWMCIEGIHLYLIVVGVIYNKGFLHQNFYIFGYGSPAVVVTFSATMGYKYYGTNNVCWLSTENNFIWSFIGPACLIILVNLLAFGVIIYKVFRHTAVKKPEVSCYENIRSCARGALALLFLLGATWTFGVLHVVHDSAITAYLFTISNAFQGMFIFIFLCVLSRKIQEEYYRLFKNVPCCFECLR; this is translated from the exons ATGGAGTCTTTACTAAAGTCCCCAATGAAACTAGTAATTTTAGTGG CATGGATGTCCAGTTTGCTGGACCCTTGCAGATTTTCCAACATCTGTGATACTTGCCATACAAATGCAACTTGTAGAACAATTAATGGATCCGATGGCTGTTTCTGCAAAAATGGATTTACAGGTAACGGGAGAACAGTTTGCAAAG ATGATGATGAATGCAAAAATGCAACCCAGTTCTGTGGAGAGTTGGCAAACTGCACAAACACTGTTGGGAGTTATTTCTGTACATGCACATCAGGTTACTCATCAACTGGGAGGAAAGACTTTTTACCTAATGATGGTACCCAATGTCGTG ATATCGATGAATGCACAACGTCCAGTCCCTGCGGAGGCTTTGCAGAGTGCTACAACACAAAGGGATCATTTGACTGCTCTTGTAGAAAAGGCTACTTACCATCCACAGGGAAGGTATTCTTTCACCCTAAAGACGGTACTGTGTGTACAG AAAACCCCAAGAAAAACTGTCATTTGAACAGCACATGTGTATCAGAGACCATTAACAAAACACTTGAGCTG ATCAGCAACATTAAAGAACCACTGTATCTGCTGGAAGAGATAAGCAAACAGACTTCAGGGGATCTGTCACCTGTTGATATGATTTCCTATGTTGAGGTCCTATCACAGTCAGTGTCTTCATTAAGTGTTATGAATGACAATGTCACTGACAAGGAAGCTCTTACCAATACTACCATCAAA ACATTTGTAAACACTGTAAACAACCTTGTCGAAAAGGATGAACTCAAGGTTTGGAATCAGCTAGATCAGGAAGACAGGAAGAAAAGTGTTACAAAGCTGCTTCACACTGTGGAACAGGCGACTCTGAGCATTTCTCACAACTTCCAGAAGAACACACAGATGGAAGTCAATGCAAGTGACATAG CTCTTAAACTGTACACCTTTGAGTCACACCAAATAAATCATATTCACCCACATGCTTATATAGACGGGGATGTTATAAGGATtataccaaaacaaaacaaaacagttggtTCTAATG gtAGCATTGCTATTGTTTTTCTCCGTTATGATAGCATTGGTTTTCTCCTTAAACCAAATGACATCTCTGAAGAAATGGATGACTCCCTGGCAAAAGAACCAGATGACTTCACTCTAAACTCACAGGTTATAGCAGGAGCTATAAACACAATCCCCCCAAAAATCTACCAGCTTGACCAAGTAACTTTTACTCTTAAACAT CCAGTGAATCAAGACGTTGAAACAAAGTGTGCCTTTTGGAGGTACTCTATAGACAACATGAAGGGTCATTGGTCCACAGAAGGCTGTGAACGCACTCACTTCAATACTTCCCATACTGGATGCAAGTGTAATCACCTGACGCATTTTGCTATTCTGATGTCATCAGGGCAGGCTGAT TTGAAGGCTCACTACAACATCCTTACAAGAATCACTCAGCTGGGAATAATACTATCTCTGATCTGTCTGTCTATGTGCATATTTACATTCTGGTTCTTCAGTGAAATTCAGAGCACCAGGACCACAATTCACAAAAACCTATGCTGCAGTCTGTTCTTGGCTGAATTAATCTTTCTGGTTGGAATAAATATGAACAGTAATAAA CTTCTCTGTTCCatcattgctggactgttacatTATTTCTTTCTATCTGCTTTTGCCTGGATGTGTATTGAGGGGATCCATCTTTATTTGATTGTCGTTGGAGTTATATACAACAAAGGTTTCCTGCACCAAAACTTTTACATTTTTGGCTATGGGAGTCCTGCGGTGGTGGTTACATTTTCTGCAACCATGGGTTACAAATATTATGGCACAAATAATGT GTGTTGGCTAAGCACAGAGAACAACTTTATATGGAGTTTTATAGGACCAGCATGCTTAATAATTCTG GTTAATCTGTTGGCGTTTGGAGTGATTATTTACAAAGTATTTCGCCATACCGCTGTGAAAAAACCTGAAGTCAGTTGCTATGAAAATATAAG GTCCTGTGCACGTGGCGCCCTGGCCCTTCTGTTTCTTCTCGGTGCTACCTGGACGTTTGGCGTCCTTCATGTTGTCCACGACTCGGCGATTACGGCTTATCTCTTCACAATCTCAAATGCATTTCAAGGGATGTTCATCTTTATATTTCTCTGTGTGTTATCCAGAAAG ATCCAAGAAGAATACTACCGATTGTTTAAAAATGTGCCTTGCTGTTTTGAGTGCCTTAgataa